The window CTTTTTCCAGGGCCTAGATTTTTCAAGTAAAGAAATAACTAAAAACCGAATGCAGCAGGAAGCAAATATTATCCTCACACATCTAACTAAAATTCATCAAACAGCTGAAGAATATAAAATTGAAACTAACAGTGGTAAGATTTTAGTCACATATCAAGAAGGGGATCAACCACTACAAAAAGTTGCCTTTGAAAATAGTAAACTAACGTTACAAATAAAAAAGCTTGGAGAACAAAGTGAAAATCAGGTGATCGAAGTAAATCCTTTTGTATCCGATATTTCTTTATTAATCCATATTTCGGATATCGATAACCCAAATACAAAAATAACTGTTAATACGCTTTTATCTCGTTTAAGAGGCGGTGAATGATGCATGAATATGAAACGGAATCAGCATGGTTATGCCCTATTAACCACTTTACTTGTTAGTACACTATTAATTTTTATTGCATTCACCTTTTTTGGCCAGTCAGTAAATACGGTGAAACAAAATAAAATCGTGGAAACCAATTCGCAGTCTGTTGCCTTGGCTGAAATGGGCGTAAACTTGGTTGAGTATAAGGTTCGAAATATTTATGAATCTAATAAGTCAGAAATTATCAAACAGATTCAACTTACCCGTGAGGAGGACA of the Bacillus tuaregi genome contains:
- a CDS encoding prepilin-type N-terminal cleavage/methylation domain-containing protein, with the protein product MMFKRNQQGITVIELLISLAILSLIGVLIWNVFFQGLDFSSKEITKNRMQQEANIILTHLTKIHQTAEEYKIETNSGKILVTYQEGDQPLQKVAFENSKLTLQIKKLGEQSENQVIEVNPFVSDISLLIHISDIDNPNTKITVNTLLSRLRGGE